In one window of uncultured Draconibacterium sp. DNA:
- a CDS encoding cold shock domain-containing protein, producing the protein MNKGTVKFYNETKGFGFIKDAESSKEYYVHSTGVTDNIGENDEVTFDLEEGKKGLNAVNVKLA; encoded by the coding sequence ATGAACAAAGGAACAGTAAAATTTTACAATGAAACCAAAGGATTTGGGTTTATAAAAGATGCCGAATCATCGAAAGAATATTATGTACATTCAACCGGAGTAACGGATAATATCGGGGAAAATGATGAAGTAACGTTTGATTTGGAAGAAGGAAAAAAAGGATTAAATGCAGTAAATGTTAAACTGGCTTAG
- a CDS encoding chaperone modulator CbpM, which produces MKETQPDDLIAVNEFCANHNIGITFIDHLQQSGLIEIYIIESKNFVEKEQLPQLEKFVRFYYDLDINFEGIETINYLLQRMENLQNEIVALKNRLRLYEG; this is translated from the coding sequence ATGAAGGAAACACAACCAGATGATTTAATAGCGGTAAATGAATTCTGTGCCAATCACAACATCGGAATTACTTTTATAGACCATTTGCAGCAAAGCGGGTTAATTGAAATCTATATTATAGAATCAAAGAACTTTGTTGAAAAGGAGCAGCTTCCTCAGCTTGAAAAATTTGTTCGTTTCTATTACGATCTGGATATTAACTTCGAAGGAATTGAGACCATAAACTATTTATTGCAACGAATGGAAAACCTACAAAATGAGATAGTTGCGCTTAAAAACAGGCTTCGGCTTTATGAAGGATAG
- a CDS encoding J domain-containing protein codes for MNFIDYYKILGIDKKATASDIKKAYRKQARKYHPDLNPKDADAKKNFQQINEANAVLSDPEKRKKYDKYGKDWQHADHFENTKQYQEQSSGFSGREYSQAHSGRDFSDFFESMFGGSTNTGRSRQVKFRGEDYYAKFQLKLTDAYKPHQQTLSVNGKNIRITIPAGIENGQTIKISAHGGTGINGGPNGDLYITFSIAIHPGIKRLGNDLYTHVDLELYTAVLGGEITIDTLSGKVKLKVKAETQNGSKVKLKGKGFPVYKKEGQFGDLYITYVIKIPTHLTEKQKGLFAELSKS; via the coding sequence ATGAATTTCATCGATTATTACAAAATATTAGGGATAGACAAAAAAGCCACTGCAAGTGACATCAAAAAGGCCTATCGTAAACAAGCCCGAAAATATCACCCCGATTTGAATCCCAAAGATGCAGATGCCAAAAAGAACTTTCAGCAAATTAATGAAGCCAATGCTGTACTTAGCGACCCCGAAAAACGAAAGAAATACGACAAATATGGGAAAGACTGGCAACATGCCGATCATTTTGAAAATACAAAACAGTATCAGGAACAAAGTTCAGGTTTTAGCGGGCGGGAATATTCGCAGGCTCATTCTGGCCGTGATTTTTCCGATTTTTTCGAATCTATGTTTGGTGGTTCAACAAATACAGGAAGAAGCAGGCAGGTAAAATTCAGAGGCGAGGATTATTATGCGAAGTTTCAGCTTAAACTTACAGATGCTTATAAGCCCCACCAACAAACCCTTTCGGTAAATGGTAAGAATATAAGAATAACCATCCCCGCCGGAATTGAAAACGGACAAACCATTAAGATTTCAGCACATGGGGGGACGGGAATAAATGGCGGGCCAAACGGCGATTTGTATATTACATTTTCAATAGCTATTCATCCGGGCATTAAAAGACTGGGAAATGATTTATATACGCATGTTGATTTAGAATTATACACAGCGGTATTGGGTGGCGAAATAACCATCGATACCTTGAGCGGAAAAGTGAAATTAAAAGTAAAGGCCGAAACGCAAAATGGAAGCAAGGTAAAACTCAAAGGGAAAGGATTTCCTGTCTATAAAAAGGAGGGGCAGTTCGGAGATTTATACATAACCTATGTGATTAAAATCCCAACTCATTTAACCGAAAAGCAAAAAGGCTTATTTGCCGAGCTATCAAAATCTTAA
- a CDS encoding glycoside hydrolase 100 family protein, with protein sequence MQPNNGKEIEQAKKAALEVLLHNAHGPFHGLPRTAGWGYPEPYTRDLMISILGIAVSGNKKLLDSIRKVLETLAKNQTERGHIPSLVHDNDDRGASDTTPLFLLATGIFRKVTGEADFLAEAVKKSLVWMSFQSPADKLLIAQLPTSDWRDEQWVLGYGIYVNTLVYSYLKILDKHELADNMQRAMSRFTVTGGILHRHVHEGMVVKHKPYYAFWSYKIFSSERFDLLGNSLAILSGIASPSRANEMIYWIEDECNAMRKSGELTGDLPPNFFPFTKPEDPDWHERYSTYNKPGDYHNGGIWPFICGFYIAALVAAKRYKLAEEKLVAFTQCVKLTRTENLEFGFNEWIKAQDGKPMGQDWQTWSAAMYLYAAKCVEQKSTPFFDEIRHKII encoded by the coding sequence ATGCAACCCAATAACGGAAAAGAGATTGAACAAGCAAAGAAAGCAGCACTGGAAGTACTTCTTCACAACGCTCACGGGCCGTTTCACGGATTACCCCGAACAGCAGGTTGGGGGTATCCGGAACCTTATACACGGGATCTGATGATTTCCATTCTGGGGATAGCTGTTTCCGGAAATAAAAAGTTGCTCGACAGCATTCGGAAAGTATTGGAAACACTTGCAAAAAACCAAACCGAACGTGGCCATATTCCATCGCTGGTGCACGACAACGATGATCGTGGTGCCAGTGATACCACTCCTCTGTTTTTACTGGCAACCGGTATATTCAGAAAAGTTACAGGTGAAGCGGACTTTCTTGCTGAAGCAGTTAAAAAATCATTGGTGTGGATGAGTTTTCAAAGCCCTGCCGACAAGTTATTAATAGCTCAACTACCTACCAGCGACTGGCGCGACGAGCAATGGGTACTTGGATATGGTATTTATGTAAATACGCTGGTATATAGTTATCTGAAAATTCTTGACAAACATGAATTGGCAGATAATATGCAACGAGCTATGAGCCGTTTTACCGTAACCGGCGGAATTCTGCACCGCCATGTGCACGAAGGAATGGTGGTAAAACACAAACCTTATTATGCCTTTTGGTCGTACAAAATTTTTAGCAGCGAGCGTTTCGATCTACTTGGAAACAGTCTGGCCATTCTTTCCGGAATTGCATCACCTTCACGAGCCAATGAAATGATTTACTGGATTGAAGATGAATGCAATGCGATGCGGAAAAGCGGTGAATTAACTGGAGACTTGCCACCCAATTTTTTCCCTTTTACAAAACCGGAAGATCCCGACTGGCACGAGCGATATTCGACATACAACAAACCGGGAGACTACCACAACGGCGGAATTTGGCCATTTATATGCGGATTTTATATTGCAGCCTTAGTTGCTGCCAAACGATATAAACTTGCTGAAGAAAAACTGGTAGCGTTTACTCAATGTGTTAAACTCACCCGAACTGAAAACCTTGAGTTTGGATTTAACGAATGGATAAAAGCACAGGATGGCAAGCCAATGGGACAGGACTGGCAGACATGGAGTGCAGCAATGTATCTGTATGCAGCAAAATGTGTCGAACAAAAGAGTACGCCCTTTTTTGACGAGATAAGACATAAAATTATTTAA
- a CDS encoding DUF4070 domain-containing protein, which produces MKVLLVYPKCPDSFWSFTHALKFISKKAAVPPLGLITVSAMLPETWQKKLVDLNISPLQTSDIQWADYVFISAMYIQKESVTKVIAESKKWGKKIVAGGPLFTQEYPNYPDVDHFILNEAEITMPLFLADINTGQLQRVYATDKYADLTQTPAPDFHLLSAKDYANMNIQVTRGCPYNCSFCEITSLLGHKMRMKSTPQIINELDVLYDTIKWRGPVSIVDDNFIGNIKEIKKSLLPAMKKWMQSHKYPFNFSIQSSINLADDKELMSQLIDAGFNAAFIGIETPDEVSLQSCNKVQNKNRDLIQSVKTIQQAGIQVSGGFIVGFDSDTPSVFQRQIDFIQQSGIVSAMVGLLNAPKNTKLYNQLNAENRLTVEATGNNTDSSMNFIPKMDSNELQEGYKRIIKNIYSVKPYYKRVRRLLLNYNRLTKGKSKIKFSLLFAFLKSVYVIGFLDKGRTEYWKFVIWTLFNKPKLMVDALTYTVYGYHFRTVYGLRQIGIK; this is translated from the coding sequence ATGAAAGTATTATTGGTTTATCCAAAGTGTCCGGATTCGTTCTGGAGTTTTACCCATGCCCTGAAATTTATTTCGAAAAAAGCTGCAGTTCCGCCACTTGGTTTAATTACGGTGTCGGCAATGCTGCCTGAAACATGGCAAAAAAAACTGGTGGATTTAAATATCTCACCGCTTCAGACAAGCGATATTCAGTGGGCTGATTATGTTTTTATCAGCGCCATGTATATTCAAAAGGAATCGGTAACCAAGGTAATTGCGGAAAGCAAAAAATGGGGCAAAAAAATAGTTGCAGGTGGTCCGCTTTTTACCCAGGAATATCCCAATTATCCGGATGTAGATCACTTTATTTTGAATGAGGCAGAAATCACCATGCCCCTTTTTCTGGCCGATATCAATACCGGACAACTCCAACGGGTTTATGCTACAGATAAATATGCAGATTTAACCCAAACACCAGCTCCCGATTTTCATTTGCTATCAGCAAAAGACTATGCTAACATGAATATCCAGGTAACACGTGGATGTCCATATAACTGTAGCTTTTGTGAAATTACGTCATTGCTGGGGCATAAAATGAGGATGAAAAGCACCCCCCAAATTATTAACGAACTGGATGTTTTGTACGATACCATTAAATGGCGTGGGCCGGTTTCAATTGTCGATGATAATTTTATTGGAAACATCAAAGAAATAAAAAAGAGTTTGCTTCCGGCAATGAAAAAATGGATGCAAAGCCATAAGTACCCTTTTAATTTTAGTATCCAGAGTTCGATAAATCTGGCCGATGATAAAGAGCTCATGTCGCAGTTAATTGATGCAGGTTTTAATGCTGCTTTTATTGGCATTGAAACTCCCGATGAAGTATCTCTTCAATCGTGCAATAAAGTTCAGAATAAAAACAGGGATCTTATTCAAAGCGTTAAAACGATACAACAAGCTGGAATTCAGGTGTCAGGTGGTTTTATTGTTGGTTTCGACAGCGACACGCCGTCAGTTTTTCAACGTCAAATCGATTTCATTCAACAAAGTGGAATTGTTTCGGCTATGGTTGGATTATTAAACGCGCCCAAAAACACCAAACTTTACAATCAGTTAAATGCAGAAAACCGGTTAACCGTGGAAGCTACAGGAAATAATACCGATTCATCAATGAACTTTATTCCTAAAATGGATTCCAACGAGCTTCAGGAAGGTTATAAAAGAATAATCAAAAATATTTACTCGGTAAAACCCTATTACAAAAGGGTCAGGCGGTTATTACTTAACTACAATCGTTTGACAAAAGGAAAATCCAAAATAAAATTTTCGCTGCTGTTCGCATTTTTAAAATCGGTTTATGTAATTGGTTTCCTCGACAAGGGGAGAACTGAATATTGGAAATTTGTCATCTGGACCCTTTTCAATAAGCCAAAATTAATGGTTGACGCCCTTACATACACTGTTTATGGGTATCATTTCAGAACCGTTTACGGGTTGCGCCAAATTGGCATCAAGTAG
- a CDS encoding glycosyltransferase family 4 protein, whose translation MKITYIATYPPRECGIGTFTNNLFKSMLRQNEPNELTNEGFVVALNDNELTYKYPEEVKVTIRQDHQEDYLKAVKYINLSGADVCVLQHEFGIFGGQSGVYILPLLHRLEIPLIVTLHTILKTPSYNEKAVLKEICKMAHKIVVMSHKAIEFLTTIYDVPKEKIALIEHGVPDIRFSPEKSKKEFKLEKKKVLLTFGFIGRSKGIETVIKALPEVVKKYPELIYIVLGKTHPNVLRHSGEEYRIFLLRLVKSLQLENHVTFLNEFIDEQDLFKYLYACDIYITPYLNEAQITSGTLSYAVGTGAAVLSTPYWHAAELLDKGRGRLFRFNDSDDLAETLIDLFDNPEELRKLKQNADEYGKKITWPKTGERYMQLAEKIMKDEQPVLKRKEPEPDLLILPPFSLAHINRLTDDTGIIQHAKFGIPNLKEGYCLDDNSRALLMVLKAYRQKKDMRALELSPVYLSYIHYMQNADGTFRNFLSFNRNFLDEVGSEDSFGRTIWALGYLLANAPNDAYYQTGRLVFFTAAPNFEKLKSIRGIANTMIGISYYLKSNPSDDSMTERLRNLANVLMKHYDENRSEDWNWFEALLAYDNGILPLALLHSAEILNDQNITKTAIDSMNFLTKHTLKDEYLSVIGNEKWYKKEGERSVFAQQPIDAMATVLMYHQAFYLTKDKDYLNKLYTSFLWFLGENDLRMSLYDFETKGCCDGFESYGVNRNQGAESSLAYLISHLTVLQAYEEFHRSDLKLV comes from the coding sequence ATGAAGATCACTTATATTGCAACATATCCACCACGCGAATGTGGTATTGGAACCTTCACGAACAACCTGTTCAAATCGATGTTACGACAAAATGAGCCAAATGAACTAACAAATGAAGGTTTTGTGGTTGCATTAAACGATAACGAGCTCACCTATAAATATCCTGAAGAAGTAAAAGTTACCATCAGGCAAGATCATCAGGAAGATTATTTGAAAGCCGTGAAATACATTAATTTAAGCGGCGCCGATGTTTGTGTTCTCCAGCACGAATTTGGCATATTTGGCGGACAAAGTGGGGTATATATCCTTCCCTTGCTTCACCGGCTTGAAATTCCGCTCATTGTTACGCTTCATACCATTCTTAAAACGCCTTCTTACAACGAGAAAGCAGTACTGAAGGAAATCTGTAAAATGGCACATAAAATTGTGGTGATGAGCCATAAGGCGATTGAGTTTCTGACAACAATTTATGATGTACCCAAAGAAAAAATCGCATTGATTGAACATGGTGTGCCGGACATTCGTTTCAGTCCCGAAAAATCGAAAAAGGAGTTTAAACTTGAGAAAAAGAAAGTGCTGCTTACTTTTGGCTTTATTGGCCGAAGCAAAGGTATTGAAACAGTAATTAAAGCTTTGCCGGAAGTAGTAAAAAAATATCCGGAGCTTATTTACATTGTTTTGGGTAAAACCCATCCGAATGTGCTTCGTCATTCAGGCGAAGAATACCGGATTTTTCTTTTACGTCTGGTAAAAAGTCTCCAACTCGAAAATCATGTGACATTTCTCAATGAATTTATTGACGAACAGGACTTATTCAAATATTTGTATGCCTGCGATATTTACATCACTCCTTATTTAAACGAAGCCCAGATTACCAGCGGAACCCTTTCGTATGCAGTAGGTACTGGTGCGGCTGTTCTCTCAACACCATACTGGCATGCTGCTGAATTGCTGGACAAAGGAAGAGGCCGGTTGTTCAGGTTTAATGACTCGGATGATTTGGCTGAAACTCTAATTGATCTTTTTGATAACCCAGAAGAGCTCAGGAAACTGAAACAAAATGCCGATGAATATGGCAAAAAAATTACCTGGCCAAAAACGGGCGAAAGATACATGCAACTTGCTGAAAAAATAATGAAGGATGAGCAACCGGTTCTTAAGCGAAAAGAACCTGAACCAGATTTACTCATTCTTCCTCCCTTTTCCCTGGCTCATATAAATCGATTAACAGACGATACAGGTATTATTCAACATGCAAAATTTGGCATACCAAATTTAAAGGAAGGGTATTGCCTTGATGATAATTCGCGCGCCTTGCTAATGGTTTTAAAAGCTTACCGTCAGAAAAAAGATATGCGTGCACTTGAATTATCGCCTGTTTACTTAAGTTACATTCATTATATGCAAAACGCTGACGGGACCTTTCGGAATTTCCTGAGTTTTAACCGAAATTTCCTGGATGAAGTGGGCTCTGAAGATTCGTTTGGAAGAACAATTTGGGCCCTGGGTTATTTATTGGCGAATGCACCAAACGATGCTTATTATCAAACCGGCAGACTGGTGTTTTTCACGGCTGCTCCTAATTTTGAAAAACTAAAATCAATTCGGGGAATTGCCAATACAATGATTGGTATTAGCTATTATCTGAAGAGTAATCCATCTGACGATTCAATGACCGAAAGATTAAGAAATCTGGCGAATGTATTGATGAAACATTACGACGAAAATCGTTCAGAAGACTGGAATTGGTTTGAAGCATTGCTGGCTTACGATAATGGAATTTTACCCTTGGCTCTTTTACATTCTGCCGAAATTTTGAACGACCAGAACATTACAAAAACAGCCATTGATTCGATGAATTTTTTAACAAAACATACGTTAAAAGATGAATACCTTTCGGTTATTGGCAATGAAAAATGGTATAAAAAGGAAGGAGAACGTTCTGTTTTTGCCCAGCAACCTATTGATGCAATGGCCACGGTTTTAATGTATCATCAGGCATTTTACCTGACAAAGGATAAGGATTATCTCAACAAACTGTACACCTCCTTTTTGTGGTTTCTGGGTGAAAATGATTTGCGGATGAGTTTGTACGATTTCGAAACCAAAGGTTGTTGCGATGGTTTCGAAAGCTATGGTGTTAACCGGAATCAGGGAGCAGAAAGTTCGCTTGCGTATCTAATTTCTCATTTAACCGTACTGCAGGCCTACGAAGAGTTTCACCGGTCGGATTTAAAATTGGTATAA